From one Betaproteobacteria bacterium genomic stretch:
- the apaG gene encoding Co2+/Mg2+ efflux protein ApaG — protein MAEHKKYDITVTARTTHIPGQSDEANNRYVFAYTITIVNSGSVAARLVSRHWIITDTENRSQEVRGLGVVGEQPLLKPQQSYEYTSATAIATPVGTMRGSYQMIAEDGVTFDAPIPQFTLSAPRVLH, from the coding sequence GTGGCCGAGCACAAGAAATACGACATCACGGTGACCGCGCGGACGACCCATATTCCCGGGCAGTCCGACGAAGCCAACAACCGTTATGTTTTCGCGTACACGATCACCATCGTCAATTCGGGCAGCGTCGCCGCCCGGCTGGTCTCGCGTCACTGGATCATCACCGACACCGAAAACCGTAGCCAGGAGGTGCGCGGATTGGGCGTGGTCGGCGAACAACCGCTGCTTAAACCGCAGCAGAGCTACGAATATACCAGCGCTACCGCGATCGCGACCCCGGTGGGGACAATGCGGGGCAGCTATCAGATGATCGCCGAGGATGGCGTGACCTTCGACGCGCCGATTCCGCAGTTCACGCTGAGCGCACCGCGAGTGCTGCACTGA
- the rpe gene encoding ribulose-phosphate 3-epimerase, producing MYRIAPSILSADFAKLGEEVQSVIGAGADLVHFDVMDNHYVPNLTIGPMVCEAIRPLTKAVIDVHLMVKPVDRIIPDFAKAGANIISFHPEASDHVDRTIGLIRESGCKAGLVFNPATPLSWLDHTLDKLDLILIMSVNPGFGGQKFIPAALGKLRVARERIVKSGREVWLEVDGGVKVDNIAEIARAGADTFVAGSSIFGTKDYKATIAAMRAELSNAKL from the coding sequence ATGTATCGAATCGCTCCGAGCATTCTTTCCGCCGATTTCGCCAAACTTGGTGAAGAAGTGCAATCCGTCATTGGTGCGGGCGCCGACCTGGTTCATTTCGACGTGATGGACAACCATTACGTGCCGAATCTCACCATCGGCCCGATGGTGTGTGAAGCGATCCGGCCGTTGACCAAGGCGGTGATCGATGTGCATCTGATGGTCAAGCCGGTCGATCGCATCATTCCGGACTTCGCCAAGGCCGGAGCCAATATCATCAGCTTTCATCCGGAAGCCTCCGATCATGTCGATCGCACGATCGGACTGATCAGGGAATCGGGATGCAAGGCCGGCCTCGTGTTCAATCCAGCGACCCCGCTTTCCTGGCTGGACCACACGCTCGACAAGCTGGACCTGATCCTGATCATGTCCGTCAATCCCGGCTTTGGCGGGCAGAAATTCATTCCCGCGGCGCTCGGCAAATTGCGTGTGGCGCGCGAACGCATCGTGAAATCGGGCCGCGAGGTCTGGCTCGAAGTCGACGGCGGCGTCAAGGTCGACAATATTGCCGAGATTGCACGCGCCGGCGCGGATACGTTCGTTGCCGGCTCGTCGATCTTCGGCACCAAAGACTACAAGGCCACCATCGCCGCCATGCGCGCCGAGTTGTCGAATGCAAAGCTTTAA
- a CDS encoding phosphoglycolate phosphatase, which yields MKFPIEIKAIAFDLDGTLVETLPDLHESAVRMLAQIGRPAVTESTVRAYVGDGVDRLVRRLLTGKPDGEPDPTLFEKAAENFRSHYASVLTRASHPFSGVVSSLKILRARGFKLACVTNKPARFTEPLLEGLALTGYFDLILSGDSLPRKKPDPLPLVHSAQVFGIDPARLLMVGDSPVDTGSARAAGCPVFCVPYGYRGTLAVQELDCDAIVPTLPDLLDLIRLPRS from the coding sequence TTGAAATTCCCGATCGAGATTAAGGCGATAGCCTTCGACCTGGACGGCACCCTCGTCGAGACTTTGCCGGACCTGCACGAGTCCGCGGTACGCATGCTCGCGCAAATCGGTCGGCCCGCCGTAACCGAGTCGACCGTACGGGCCTATGTGGGCGACGGCGTCGATCGCCTGGTCAGGCGCCTGTTGACCGGGAAGCCCGACGGTGAACCCGATCCCACGTTGTTCGAAAAGGCCGCAGAGAACTTTCGCAGCCACTACGCGAGCGTGCTGACGCGCGCATCGCATCCGTTTTCCGGCGTTGTTTCCTCTCTCAAAATTCTGCGCGCGCGCGGATTCAAGCTCGCCTGCGTGACCAACAAACCGGCGCGCTTCACCGAGCCTTTGCTGGAAGGATTGGCGCTGACCGGATACTTCGACCTGATCCTCAGCGGAGACAGCCTGCCTCGGAAGAAGCCCGATCCGTTGCCGCTTGTACACAGCGCGCAGGTCTTCGGCATCGACCCAGCACGCTTGCTGATGGTCGGGGACTCGCCGGTCGACACGGGATCGGCTCGCGCTGCAGGCTGCCCTGTGTTCTGCGTCCCCTATGGTTACCGCGGCACGCTGGCGGTGCAAGAGCTTGATTGCGATGCTATAGTACCCACGCTTCCCGACTTGCTGGATCTGATCAGACTTCCGCGTTCATGA
- a CDS encoding anthranilate synthase component I, with amino-acid sequence MTEQEFTQLAAQGFNRIPVVLETFADLDTPLSVYLKLANKPYSYLLESVQGGERFGRYSFIGLPAETRFEVHGTMCSEYRRGELISRDEHKNPLEFVSACHARIQAASLPGLPRFLGGLVGCFGYDTVRYVEKKLARTGKPDTLQTPDILLLLSEQLVVLDNLSGKLFLVVYADPGAANAYARAQQRLQELLWMLRQPVVVPPEAPVPPAQPSSEFSREAFIAAVERAKRYIFDGDIMQVVLSQRMSLPFRASPLSLYRALRALNPSPYMFYFDMADFHVVGASPEILVRLESGMVTVRPIAGTRPRGATREQDVALEQELLADPKERAEHVMLMDLGRNDIGRVAETGSVRVTENMTTERYSHVMHIVSNVEARLKQGLDAMAVLKATFPAGTVSGAPKVRAMEIIDELEPSKRGIYSGAVGYLGFNGDMDLAIAIRTAVVKDGRLYVQAGAGIVADSVPESEWTETQNKARALLRAAEMAQAGLNSKLD; translated from the coding sequence ATGACTGAGCAGGAATTCACGCAACTCGCCGCGCAGGGCTTCAACCGTATCCCGGTTGTGCTGGAAACCTTCGCGGACCTCGATACTCCGCTTTCCGTTTACCTCAAACTCGCCAACAAGCCCTACTCCTATCTGCTCGAGTCTGTGCAGGGCGGCGAACGTTTCGGCCGCTATTCCTTCATCGGCCTGCCCGCCGAGACCCGCTTCGAAGTGCACGGCACTATGTGCAGCGAATATCGTCGCGGAGAACTGATCAGCCGGGATGAACATAAGAATCCGCTTGAGTTCGTCTCCGCCTGCCATGCGCGCATCCAGGCGGCCTCGCTACCGGGCTTGCCGCGCTTTCTTGGCGGGCTGGTCGGCTGCTTCGGTTACGACACGGTGCGCTACGTCGAAAAAAAGCTCGCCCGCACCGGCAAACCGGACACGCTGCAGACGCCGGACATCCTCTTGTTGCTGTCGGAACAACTGGTCGTGCTGGACAATCTCTCCGGCAAACTTTTTCTGGTGGTCTATGCCGATCCGGGCGCGGCCAACGCCTATGCGCGGGCGCAACAACGCCTGCAGGAATTGCTGTGGATGCTGCGCCAGCCGGTCGTCGTGCCGCCGGAAGCGCCAGTCCCGCCGGCGCAACCAAGTTCGGAATTCAGCCGTGAGGCTTTCATTGCGGCCGTGGAACGCGCCAAGCGCTACATCTTCGATGGCGACATCATGCAGGTCGTGTTGTCGCAACGCATGAGCCTTCCCTTTCGCGCTTCTCCGCTGTCGCTGTACCGTGCGTTGCGCGCGCTCAATCCCTCGCCTTACATGTTCTACTTCGACATGGCGGACTTCCATGTCGTCGGCGCTTCGCCGGAAATTCTGGTGCGCCTGGAAAGCGGCATGGTCACGGTCCGGCCGATAGCCGGCACGCGTCCACGGGGCGCAACGCGGGAGCAGGATGTTGCGCTCGAACAGGAACTCCTGGCCGATCCCAAGGAGCGAGCCGAGCACGTGATGCTGATGGACCTCGGGCGCAACGATATCGGCCGCGTAGCCGAAACGGGCAGCGTGCGCGTAACCGAGAACATGACGACCGAGCGCTATTCGCATGTGATGCATATCGTTTCCAACGTCGAGGCCAGGCTGAAACAAGGCCTCGATGCAATGGCGGTGCTGAAAGCGACTTTCCCGGCCGGGACGGTAAGCGGCGCGCCCAAGGTGCGGGCCATGGAGATCATCGACGAACTCGAACCGAGTAAGCGCGGCATCTATTCCGGTGCGGTCGGCTATCTCGGCTTCAACGGCGACATGGACCTCGCCATCGCAATCCGTACCGCGGTGGTGAAGGATGGCAGGCTATACGTGCAGGCTGGCGCGGGCATCGTTGCCGACTCGGTGCCGGAGAGCGAATGGACCGAAACGCAAAACAAGGCGCGAGCCTTGCTGCGCGCGGCGGAAATGGCCCAGGCTGGTCTGAACAGCAAGCTTGATTAA
- a CDS encoding S8 family serine peptidase, producing MKTPSRSIAIAAFVGAVLTLAPQVSAVPFALPTLAGAAGAKYVPGEVIVKFKPAASMQQRAATMAARGHSVLANLEQPGWMHIKLGAGQTVETALTAYRNDPNVEYVQPNYIYHATAAPNDPQYAQLWAFKNNGQIVGTFPPNSGTVGDDMNIEPAWDHITDCSSVVVAVVDSGVNYNQQDLSANMWNGSANHGHDFVDNDNDPMDLNGHGTHVAGIIGAVGNNGMGTTGVCQKASIMAVRVLDAAGSGTTATIAQGVNFAVTNGAKVVNMSLGGGAFDQLFSDAITTAKNSDVVVVVAAGNNASNNAVTAFYPCNFTQPNLVCVAALDQNYALASFSNWGATSVDVGAPGANILSTYAGTVATTTDPLTGWTISSGWTHVLNGANDFLVDPGNFLITKYGPNLNDTAAKGFNTSAINGVILNFGLLVNLANGGDRFVVGVDPNGVDPFGAGALTGSISGPIDTGNSGFLVSLDISDCAAKINCLIGFKLATGPTTPGDFGIGITQFSINALSLMTNTYQIESGTSMASPEVAGLAAMLRAFNPEYTYANTVNAIKNGGRSVPALAGKTTTGKAVDVMSSLAFINPPTGLTATVQ from the coding sequence ATGAAAACACCGTCACGCTCGATTGCCATAGCCGCTTTCGTCGGGGCTGTCCTGACGCTGGCCCCTCAGGTTTCCGCTGTTCCTTTCGCGCTGCCCACTCTGGCCGGCGCGGCTGGCGCGAAGTACGTGCCGGGTGAAGTGATTGTGAAGTTCAAACCTGCTGCCAGCATGCAGCAGCGCGCGGCGACCATGGCGGCCCGGGGACACTCCGTCCTCGCCAACCTGGAGCAGCCCGGCTGGATGCACATCAAGCTCGGCGCCGGCCAGACGGTGGAGACGGCGCTCACGGCCTACCGCAACGACCCGAATGTCGAATACGTCCAGCCGAATTACATCTACCACGCCACCGCGGCGCCCAACGACCCGCAATACGCCCAGCTCTGGGCGTTCAAGAACAACGGACAGATTGTCGGCACCTTTCCGCCCAACAGTGGCACGGTGGGCGATGACATGAACATCGAGCCGGCCTGGGATCACATCACCGATTGCAGCAGTGTTGTGGTTGCGGTGGTCGATTCTGGTGTTAACTATAATCAACAAGATCTCTCCGCTAACATGTGGAACGGCAGTGCCAACCATGGTCACGATTTTGTCGACAACGATAACGACCCGATGGACCTCAACGGTCATGGCACGCATGTCGCCGGCATCATCGGCGCCGTGGGTAACAATGGGATGGGCACCACTGGCGTGTGCCAGAAGGCCAGCATCATGGCGGTGCGCGTGCTGGATGCCGCGGGTAGCGGGACGACGGCGACCATTGCCCAGGGCGTCAACTTCGCGGTGACCAACGGTGCCAAGGTGGTCAACATGAGCCTCGGCGGCGGAGCCTTCGACCAGCTCTTCAGCGACGCCATCACCACCGCGAAAAATAGCGACGTCGTGGTGGTGGTGGCGGCAGGCAACAACGCCAGCAACAATGCCGTCACTGCTTTTTATCCCTGCAACTTCACCCAGCCGAACCTGGTCTGCGTCGCCGCGCTCGACCAGAACTACGCGCTCGCGAGCTTCTCGAACTGGGGAGCGACCAGCGTTGATGTCGGTGCGCCGGGGGCCAATATCTTAAGCACCTATGCGGGGACGGTTGCGACGACGACCGACCCTCTGACCGGCTGGACGATCAGCAGCGGCTGGACTCATGTGCTCAATGGCGCTAACGATTTTCTGGTCGATCCAGGAAATTTTCTTATTACCAAGTATGGGCCCAACCTGAACGACACGGCCGCCAAGGGGTTCAATACCTCCGCAATCAACGGTGTGATCTTGAATTTTGGTTTGTTGGTTAATCTTGCCAATGGCGGGGACAGATTTGTCGTTGGGGTGGATCCGAACGGCGTTGATCCCTTCGGCGCAGGCGCGTTAACGGGAAGTATTTCCGGTCCTATCGATACCGGCAATTCGGGATTCCTCGTTTCCTTGGATATCAGCGACTGCGCGGCGAAAATTAACTGCCTGATCGGCTTCAAGCTTGCGACCGGCCCGACCACGCCAGGTGATTTCGGTATTGGCATCACGCAATTCTCGATCAACGCTTTGTCGCTCATGACCAACACCTATCAAATCGAAAGTGGCACCTCCATGGCCTCGCCCGAGGTCGCGGGACTCGCTGCGATGCTGCGCGCCTTCAACCCGGAGTACACCTACGCCAATACCGTCAACGCCATCAAGAATGGCGGCAGATCCGTCCCCGCCCTCGCCGGCAAAACCACGACCGGCAAGGCGGTCGATGTCATGTCGTCCCTGGCGTTCATCAACCCGCCCACGGGCCTGACGGCCACCGTGCAATAG
- a CDS encoding fibronectin type III domain-containing protein: protein MTNHTVTLAWAPNHENGVNSAGGGYQVSISGQPTIEVPYAAGPTAPTSTVTTLQTGTYTVTVRAFAALDAQGGSSGRLSAPSQSLTVVVP from the coding sequence GTGACGAACCACACCGTCACCCTGGCTTGGGCGCCCAACCACGAAAATGGGGTCAACAGCGCGGGTGGCGGCTACCAAGTCTCGATCAGTGGCCAACCGACGATTGAAGTGCCGTATGCGGCCGGACCCACGGCACCGACATCCACCGTTACGACATTGCAGACGGGGACTTACACCGTAACCGTGCGCGCCTTCGCGGCGCTCGATGCGCAAGGCGGCAGCTCCGGCCGCCTCAGCGCGCCCTCGCAGTCGCTCACCGTGGTCGTGCCCTGA
- a CDS encoding aminodeoxychorismate/anthranilate synthase component II, with protein sequence MLLMIDNYDSFTYNLVQYLGELGEDVRVYRNDEITLEQIEALHPSRIVISPGPCTPSEAGISVPLIQHFAGKLPILGVCLGHQSIGQAFGGKIVHAGQLMHGKTSDIRHKDAGVFRGLPNPLTATRYHSLVIEKKSLPDCLEVTAWTDDGEIMGVRHKELAVEGVQFHPESFLTERGHDLLANFLRN encoded by the coding sequence ATGCTGCTGATGATCGACAATTACGATTCATTCACCTACAACCTGGTGCAGTACCTCGGCGAGCTGGGTGAAGATGTGCGGGTTTACCGCAACGACGAGATCACGCTGGAACAGATTGAGGCTCTGCATCCCTCGAGAATCGTCATTTCCCCGGGACCTTGCACGCCTAGCGAGGCCGGCATTTCGGTGCCGCTGATTCAGCACTTTGCGGGCAAGTTGCCGATCCTTGGTGTCTGCCTGGGCCACCAGAGCATCGGACAGGCATTCGGCGGAAAAATCGTTCACGCCGGACAACTGATGCACGGCAAGACTTCCGACATCCGCCACAAGGATGCCGGCGTTTTCCGCGGGCTGCCCAATCCGCTGACCGCCACGCGCTATCATTCGCTGGTCATCGAAAAGAAAAGCCTGCCGGACTGTCTCGAGGTGACGGCCTGGACCGATGACGGTGAAATCATGGGCGTGCGTCACAAGGAACTGGCAGTCGAGGGCGTGCAGTTTCACCCAGAGTCCTTCCTCACAGAACGCGGCCACGATCTGCTGGCAAATTTTCTGAGAAATTGA
- the trpD gene encoding anthranilate phosphoribosyltransferase — MTPQEALVRVIEHREIFHDEMLSLMRQIMSGEMSPTLIAAIITGLRVKKETIGEIAAAAQVMREFSTKVEVGDCAHLLDTCGTGGDSAHTYNISTATVFVAAAAGAKVAKHGGRSVSSKSGSADILEALGVNLNLTPDQVAQCIDQTGVGFMFAPNHHSAMKHAAPVRRELGVRTLFNILGPLTNPAGAGNQLIGVFHPDLVGILARVLQRLGSRHVMVVHGMEGLDEISLSGDTLVGELKNDDVREYAINPKQFGMAISALSEIQVRDGGESKDMMLTALSDQPGPARDILALNAGAAIYVAGLADSHQAGVRLALETIASGAAKAKLDQFITVTQKLKN, encoded by the coding sequence ATGACACCTCAGGAAGCCCTGGTCCGGGTGATCGAGCATCGCGAGATCTTTCACGACGAGATGCTGTCGCTTATGCGCCAGATCATGAGCGGCGAGATGTCGCCCACGCTGATCGCGGCCATCATCACCGGCCTGCGGGTGAAAAAGGAAACCATCGGCGAAATCGCCGCTGCCGCCCAGGTTATGCGCGAGTTCTCGACCAAGGTCGAAGTTGGCGATTGCGCGCACTTGCTGGATACCTGCGGCACCGGCGGCGACAGCGCGCATACCTACAACATTTCCACCGCAACGGTATTCGTTGCCGCAGCGGCCGGCGCCAAAGTTGCGAAGCATGGCGGCCGGTCGGTTTCCAGTAAGTCCGGAAGCGCGGACATCCTCGAGGCGCTCGGTGTGAACCTGAACCTCACGCCCGATCAGGTGGCGCAGTGCATCGACCAGACCGGCGTCGGTTTCATGTTCGCACCCAACCATCACAGCGCCATGAAGCATGCCGCACCCGTTCGCCGTGAACTGGGCGTACGCACGTTATTCAACATTCTGGGGCCGCTTACCAACCCGGCCGGGGCGGGTAATCAATTGATCGGTGTGTTTCATCCGGATCTGGTCGGCATTCTGGCGCGTGTACTGCAACGGCTCGGCAGCAGGCATGTCATGGTGGTGCATGGCATGGAGGGCCTGGACGAGATCTCACTTTCCGGCGATACCCTGGTCGGCGAACTCAAGAATGACGACGTCCGGGAGTACGCCATCAATCCGAAACAATTCGGGATGGCCATCAGCGCGCTGTCTGAAATCCAGGTCAGGGACGGCGGCGAATCGAAGGACATGATGCTGACGGCGCTCTCCGACCAGCCTGGGCCCGCCCGCGACATCCTGGCGTTGAACGCGGGCGCCGCGATTTACGTTGCCGGGCTTGCAGACAGCCACCAGGCCGGTGTTCGTCTGGCGCTGGAGACTATCGCCAGTGGCGCGGCGAAGGCGAAGCTCGACCAGTTCATCACGGTTACTCAAAAGCTGAAGAACTGA
- a CDS encoding GxxExxY protein: protein MDEDCIGKLIVPAAMHVHTALGAGLLESAYEACLAYELAKHGLMVERQVSMPVIYESVRLDVGYRIDLLLGQKVVVEIKAVDRIIPAHLAQILTYLKLGGYKLGFLLNFNVAHMRDGIKRVANGL, encoded by the coding sequence GTGGACGAGGACTGCATCGGAAAGTTAATCGTTCCCGCTGCGATGCACGTACATACTGCGCTTGGCGCCGGCCTCTTGGAGAGTGCGTACGAAGCTTGCCTCGCGTACGAGTTGGCAAAACACGGACTCATGGTTGAACGGCAAGTCTCGATGCCGGTGATCTACGAGTCAGTTCGTTTGGACGTAGGTTATCGAATCGACCTGCTGCTGGGGCAGAAAGTGGTCGTCGAAATCAAAGCGGTGGACCGAATAATCCCTGCGCACTTGGCCCAGATACTTACATACCTCAAACTCGGCGGTTATAAACTTGGTTTTCTGCTCAACTTCAATGTGGCCCACATGAGGGACGGTATAAAACGCGTGGCGAACGGGCTTTGA
- the trpC gene encoding indole-3-glycerol phosphate synthase TrpC, whose amino-acid sequence MSDILEKILAVKRVEVAAAKQKRPLAATRSDAEKADKPRDFLGALRAKISAGMPAVIAEIKKASPSKGVLRADFDPPAIARSYARHGAACLSVLTDIQFFQGHRDYLRQARDASGLPVLRKDFIVDPYQIYEARAMGADCILLIVAALDQDEMVELERIALGLAMAVLVEVHDAHEIDRALGLQTPLFGINNRNLRTFETRLETTLSLLEHIPHERLVVTESGILAPADVALMRSAGVDAFLVGEAFMRAPDPGEALANLFRLSVTAV is encoded by the coding sequence GTGTCAGACATTCTTGAAAAAATCCTCGCAGTAAAGCGAGTGGAAGTGGCTGCGGCGAAGCAAAAACGCCCCCTTGCCGCGACTCGCAGCGACGCGGAGAAAGCGGACAAGCCCCGTGATTTCCTCGGGGCACTGCGCGCGAAAATTTCGGCCGGAATGCCGGCCGTGATCGCCGAGATCAAGAAAGCGAGTCCGAGCAAAGGGGTGCTGCGCGCCGATTTCGATCCCCCGGCAATTGCCCGGTCATACGCCAGACACGGCGCCGCCTGTCTGTCAGTGCTGACTGACATACAGTTCTTTCAGGGCCACCGTGACTATTTGAGACAGGCGCGGGACGCTAGCGGGCTGCCGGTCCTGCGAAAAGATTTCATCGTCGATCCTTATCAAATCTATGAGGCCCGCGCGATGGGCGCGGACTGCATCCTTTTGATCGTTGCGGCGCTGGATCAGGATGAAATGGTGGAGCTTGAGCGCATTGCCTTGGGGCTCGCGATGGCTGTATTGGTGGAGGTGCACGACGCCCATGAGATCGATCGCGCGTTGGGCCTGCAGACGCCGTTGTTCGGCATCAACAATCGCAACCTGCGAACCTTCGAAACCAGGCTGGAAACCACGCTGAGCCTGCTTGAGCACATCCCTCACGAGCGGCTCGTCGTGACCGAGAGCGGCATTCTTGCGCCCGCCGATGTGGCGCTCATGCGTTCTGCCGGAGTCGATGCCTTCCTGGTCGGCGAAGCGTTCATGCGCGCACCCGATCCCGGTGAAGCGCTTGCTAACCTCTTCCGCCTGTCAGTTACGGCTGTTTGA
- a CDS encoding porin → MKRLLTSSACQLRLFEADCADFQKLLYIFFLRPCFCYKTGFKASQDRMLRRGVVNMPHNLQKAACLREKSLAPLCCVLAESRQLLSFPGEVTSAALEMCRRQGGRVNASDRLKQIKKGDRMKKSLIAVAVAGLFAAPVAMAEVTLSGAINLGIEIAKSSSSTVLGVPIANGLTKTLLNRNYSHVDLESVDDIGGGNKVIFHYQLIASPQSTGVDNTNRNSFLGVAGSWGAFKMGTNENVYERMMYTADPLDGALGPGGNLMILGTPGLGTAFDTGQGGCSPTNSGAGCIGFYRRTDQTIWYESPNFNGFAFEVDYTLSAFKSSPIGGSSFDPKILSVGGKFQPEGAPFYVDLSYEKHEDLFALNALNLSGVPATSSSDTGIQVGGGYMIGDLGLHVRYEQLKYKSDGTSALDTNELKRTAYWFGVKYNLPSGYVGGEIGIAQNWKINITGVGSGTANDTGAKMFGIGYFHNLSKQSQLQFIYARTDNADLATYTQAGAPNGGLPGSDHQVFHVGIKHTY, encoded by the coding sequence GTGAAGCGCTTGCTAACCTCTTCCGCCTGTCAGTTACGGCTGTTTGAAGCCGATTGCGCGGATTTCCAGAAATTACTTTATATTTTCTTCTTAAGACCCTGTTTTTGTTATAAAACAGGTTTTAAGGCCTCTCAAGACCGTATGTTGCGGCGCGGTGTTGTAAATATGCCACACAACCTGCAAAAAGCCGCCTGTTTGCGGGAGAAATCGCTTGCTCCCCTGTGTTGCGTTTTGGCAGAATCGCGGCAACTTCTTTCTTTCCCGGGAGAGGTTACATCCGCGGCGCTCGAAATGTGTCGCCGTCAGGGAGGGCGAGTTAACGCGTCCGACCGGCTCAAGCAAATCAAAAAAGGAGATCGCATGAAGAAGAGTCTAATTGCAGTGGCGGTAGCGGGCCTGTTCGCCGCACCGGTCGCAATGGCGGAAGTCACGCTGAGCGGCGCCATCAACCTCGGCATCGAAATCGCAAAATCGAGCTCTAGCACGGTATTAGGTGTCCCCATTGCCAACGGGTTGACGAAGACGTTGCTGAACAGAAACTACTCACACGTGGACTTGGAGTCGGTTGACGACATCGGCGGCGGCAACAAGGTGATTTTCCACTATCAGTTGATCGCTTCTCCGCAAAGCACCGGCGTCGACAACACCAACCGTAACAGCTTCCTGGGTGTGGCCGGCAGTTGGGGTGCGTTTAAGATGGGCACGAACGAAAACGTGTACGAGCGCATGATGTACACGGCCGACCCGCTCGACGGCGCACTCGGACCCGGCGGCAACCTGATGATCCTCGGCACACCTGGACTTGGTACTGCATTTGATACTGGTCAGGGCGGCTGCAGCCCGACCAATTCTGGCGCCGGATGTATCGGTTTCTATCGCCGTACCGACCAGACCATCTGGTACGAAAGCCCGAACTTCAATGGCTTCGCGTTCGAAGTCGACTACACCCTGAGCGCATTCAAATCAAGCCCAATAGGGGGTTCCTCGTTCGATCCCAAGATTCTGTCAGTCGGTGGCAAGTTCCAGCCTGAAGGCGCGCCGTTCTACGTCGACCTCTCTTACGAAAAGCATGAAGACCTTTTTGCGCTGAACGCTCTGAACTTGAGTGGTGTTCCTGCAACTTCAAGCAGCGATACGGGTATTCAGGTCGGTGGCGGCTACATGATCGGCGATCTGGGTCTGCATGTTCGCTACGAACAGTTGAAGTACAAGAGCGATGGCACGTCAGCCCTCGATACTAACGAACTTAAGCGTACCGCATACTGGTTCGGCGTGAAGTACAACCTGCCGTCTGGCTATGTCGGCGGTGAAATTGGCATCGCACAAAATTGGAAGATCAACATTACCGGAGTGGGTTCGGGTACTGCCAACGATACGGGTGCGAAGATGTTCGGCATCGGCTACTTCCACAACTTGTCGAAGCAATCGCAACTGCAATTTATCTACGCCCGTACCGACAATGCGGACCTCGCGACTTACACCCAAGCAGGCGCACCGAACGGTGGCCTCCCCGGGTCCGATCACCAAGTTTTTCACGTCGGCATCAAGCACACCTACTGA